A single genomic interval of Aegicerativicinus sediminis harbors:
- a CDS encoding M16 family metallopeptidase produces MNKTMKMKNHHIIVALCLFISLGSVAQIDRTKVPEPGPAPKVELKKPQTFDLDNGIKVMVVENHKLPRVSITLDIDNKPVVEGDLAGVSSILSSMLGNGTTNIPKDKYNDEVDFLGANVNISSSGGFASGLSKYSDRILELLSDGAINPLLTEDEFEKVKSRIKDNLKASQKDVSAIAQRVGYALAFGKHHPNGEFISEETLNKISLEDVKRFYDTYYKPNNAYIVVIGDVDYDHIKKKIKDSFGKWKKSNMPEYSVPQPNPDVSNPTIEFVNMPNAVQSEIAVGNLIEVKMDDPDYFPLLMANQILGGSFNSYLNMNLREAHGYTYGARSSFGNSRYGATIFNAGASVRNEVTDSSIVETIKEIKRIRNEKVKQADLDIAKAKFVGNFVMAMERPQTIASYALNIEYYNLPKDYYENYLKNINAVTVDDVQRVANKYFKPEQARIVIAGKGSDVIPNLEKLNIPINYYDIYANKIDKPEFSKPIPDGLNARKVLDSYIQASGGKEKLTEVKTILQNSEISIANVPMKITAVAKIMAPNLETIEMSAEGMGVIMKQTFDGTEGYIQQQGRKMPLPEETVKVKLKEKSLFPELHYKNDQVELKSITNLDGNEVYKLLVTIDGVDSYRYYSVDSGLLVQIETTTKMQEQEVNNIINYGNYQEVDGIKLPFVQKVTNGPQIINLKVTSIKLNEGVTEEDFK; encoded by the coding sequence ATGAATAAGACTATGAAAATGAAAAATCACCATATAATTGTAGCACTTTGTCTGTTTATCTCATTAGGATCAGTAGCCCAAATAGACAGAACCAAAGTTCCAGAACCAGGACCTGCTCCTAAAGTTGAATTGAAAAAACCACAAACATTCGACCTTGATAACGGCATAAAGGTAATGGTAGTTGAAAACCACAAACTTCCTAGAGTAAGCATAACATTAGATATAGATAACAAACCTGTAGTTGAAGGAGATTTAGCAGGTGTTTCTTCCATTTTAAGTTCAATGTTAGGCAACGGCACCACCAATATTCCTAAAGACAAATACAATGACGAAGTCGACTTCCTAGGAGCCAATGTTAATATTAGTTCTAGCGGTGGTTTTGCAAGCGGACTTTCAAAATATTCAGATCGGATATTGGAATTGTTATCAGACGGAGCAATAAATCCACTACTAACCGAAGATGAATTTGAGAAGGTTAAGAGTCGAATTAAAGACAACCTTAAAGCCTCACAAAAGGATGTATCGGCCATCGCACAAAGAGTGGGATATGCTCTGGCATTTGGCAAGCACCATCCTAATGGAGAGTTTATCTCAGAAGAAACGCTAAACAAAATTAGCTTAGAAGATGTTAAGCGGTTTTATGATACTTACTACAAACCAAATAATGCCTACATAGTAGTAATTGGAGATGTAGATTACGACCACATCAAAAAGAAAATAAAAGACTCTTTTGGAAAATGGAAAAAATCCAACATGCCCGAATATAGTGTACCTCAACCAAACCCGGATGTTTCTAACCCTACAATAGAGTTTGTTAATATGCCCAATGCTGTACAGTCTGAAATTGCCGTTGGAAATTTAATCGAGGTGAAGATGGATGATCCAGATTATTTTCCACTTTTAATGGCAAACCAAATTCTTGGCGGAAGTTTTAATAGTTACTTAAACATGAATTTGCGAGAAGCACATGGCTATACTTATGGTGCAAGGTCTAGTTTTGGAAATTCGCGCTATGGTGCTACAATTTTTAATGCTGGCGCCTCTGTTAGAAATGAGGTTACCGACAGCTCTATAGTTGAAACAATTAAAGAAATTAAACGGATTAGAAACGAAAAGGTAAAACAAGCCGATCTTGATATCGCAAAGGCAAAATTCGTTGGCAATTTTGTGATGGCCATGGAAAGGCCACAGACGATTGCAAGTTATGCGTTGAATATTGAATATTATAACTTACCTAAAGACTATTATGAAAATTATTTGAAAAACATCAATGCTGTAACTGTTGATGATGTACAGAGGGTAGCCAATAAATATTTTAAACCAGAACAAGCGCGTATTGTTATTGCTGGAAAAGGTAGTGATGTCATTCCCAATCTTGAAAAATTGAATATACCTATAAACTACTATGATATTTATGCTAACAAAATTGACAAACCAGAATTTTCCAAACCAATTCCAGATGGATTGAATGCTAGAAAGGTCCTAGACTCTTATATCCAGGCCTCTGGTGGTAAGGAAAAACTAACAGAGGTTAAGACAATCCTTCAAAATTCTGAGATTTCCATTGCAAATGTTCCGATGAAAATCACTGCCGTTGCCAAAATAATGGCTCCAAACCTAGAAACAATTGAAATGTCTGCAGAAGGTATGGGTGTTATTATGAAACAAACATTTGACGGAACAGAAGGTTACATCCAACAACAAGGGAGAAAAATGCCGCTACCGGAGGAAACTGTAAAAGTAAAACTTAAAGAAAAGTCCCTTTTCCCTGAATTGCATTACAAAAATGATCAAGTCGAATTAAAATCTATTACGAACCTTGACGGGAATGAAGTTTATAAATTATTAGTAACCATAGATGGTGTGGATTCATATCGTTATTATTCTGTTGATTCTGGTTTGTTGGTTCAAATTGAAACAACAACAAAAATGCAAGAACAAGAGGTAAATAACATTATAAATTATGGTAATTATCAAGAGGTTGATGGGATTAAATTACCATTTGTACAAAAGGTTACCAACGGTCCCCAAATCATCAATTTAAAAGTTACTTCAATCAAATTAAATGAAGGAGTTACTGAAGAAGATTTTAAATAA
- a CDS encoding heavy-metal-associated domain-containing protein — translation MKNFTQLFSVLFVFASILGCKNEAEPQLKTVDVTASNQDVKTLDPNAHYAKAEFGIDGMTCAVGCAKTIEKKLAKMEGVKSAKVDFEKKLAMVEYNEDKVTPSNLEEAVKMAGDAYTVENMQTVDHFSTEKSTVTGDCPPDCDKSCCADKKDCPKDCQMPCCKDK, via the coding sequence ATGAAAAATTTTACTCAACTTTTTAGTGTTCTTTTTGTGTTTGCGTCTATTCTAGGCTGCAAGAATGAGGCGGAACCTCAACTAAAAACAGTTGACGTTACTGCTTCTAACCAAGACGTTAAGACTCTCGATCCTAATGCTCATTATGCCAAAGCAGAATTTGGCATTGACGGTATGACCTGTGCTGTTGGATGTGCAAAAACCATAGAAAAGAAATTAGCAAAAATGGAAGGTGTTAAGTCTGCTAAAGTGGATTTCGAGAAGAAATTAGCAATGGTGGAATATAATGAAGATAAGGTAACACCTAGTAATTTAGAAGAAGCGGTTAAAATGGCAGGAGATGCCTATACTGTTGAAAATATGCAAACTGTCGATCATTTTAGTACAGAGAAATCGACGGTCACAGGCGATTGTCCTCCAGATTGTGACAAATCTTGTTGTGCTGACAAAAAAGACTGTCCGAAAGACTGTCAAATGCCATGTTGTAAAGACAAATAA
- a CDS encoding YciI family protein, translated as MRQIITCLILVIFFYGCKKEKETNLVTNTATSDIEHQDSVVKLGIDEKDLIEDSIETLSQSSPADIRKRLVEDGYQLFDYVDSKSGDTILMQQYFIAFLKRGPVRNQNEEEAARLQVEHLAHLSKMYEMGYADISGPMGDNGDVRGITIYNVPTLEMADSLANSDPMVKAKRLVIEMHPWWAAKGTPLR; from the coding sequence ATGAGACAAATTATCACCTGCTTAATACTTGTAATATTTTTTTATGGGTGCAAAAAAGAAAAGGAAACAAATTTAGTAACTAATACTGCCACAAGTGATATTGAACATCAAGATTCAGTAGTTAAGTTGGGAATTGATGAAAAAGATTTGATTGAAGATAGTATAGAAACCCTTAGTCAATCCAGTCCAGCGGATATTAGGAAACGTTTGGTGGAGGACGGATATCAACTCTTTGATTATGTGGATTCAAAAAGTGGGGATACCATATTAATGCAGCAATATTTTATAGCCTTTTTAAAAAGAGGTCCAGTTAGAAATCAGAATGAAGAGGAGGCCGCGAGGTTGCAAGTAGAACATCTTGCTCATCTTAGTAAAATGTATGAAATGGGTTATGCTGATATTTCTGGTCCAATGGGAGATAATGGGGATGTTAGGGGCATTACCATATATAACGTTCCTACTCTTGAAATGGCGGATAGTCTTGCAAATTCAGACCCAATGGTCAAGGCCAAGCGATTAGTAATAGAAATGCATCCATGGTGGGCTGCAAAAGGAACACCTTTGAGATAA
- a CDS encoding CYTH domain-containing protein, whose protein sequence is MIEIERKFKVVSPEYKELASNSRKIIQGFLNSNKNRIVRVRLTGNEGRLTVKGKSTDDGLERFEWETIISKNDALDLLDLCEKPMIEKSRYDVFHEGKLFEIDEFYGENEGLVIAELELKSKDELFNLPSWIGEEVTGDQKYYNANLITNPYKNWK, encoded by the coding sequence ATGATCGAAATTGAAAGAAAATTTAAAGTTGTATCTCCAGAATATAAGGAACTAGCCTCAAATTCAAGGAAAATTATTCAGGGCTTTTTAAATTCTAACAAAAATCGAATAGTGCGAGTTCGCCTAACGGGAAATGAAGGTCGACTCACCGTAAAGGGCAAAAGTACCGATGATGGATTGGAGCGATTTGAATGGGAAACCATAATTTCCAAAAATGATGCATTAGATTTATTGGATTTATGCGAAAAACCTATGATTGAGAAAAGTCGTTATGACGTATTTCATGAAGGCAAATTGTTTGAGATTGATGAATTTTATGGAGAAAATGAAGGACTTGTCATTGCGGAGTTAGAATTGAAATCAAAAGATGAATTGTTTAATTTGCCTTCTTGGATTGGTGAGGAAGTTACCGGAGATCAGAAATATTACAATGCCAATTTAATTACCAATCCCTATAAAAACTGGAAATGA
- a CDS encoding NAD(P)H-binding protein gives MERRAILIGATGLTGNFLLQKLLEDTYYSQIIVFARSEQRASHPKLVWHKIDLFHIKDYADLFHGDVVFCCIGTTRSKTRNKTTYEKIDVGIPFHAAQLAKNNKISTFIVISALGAKTTSRFFYNRLKGKMEEKVLRQHLERTYILRPSLIKGKREERRLGELLAHWIIALIKPLMLGDLEKYIPVSFESIVKCMIYLDKHGDKETIINSIHIVELAEHYDRN, from the coding sequence ATGGAACGTAGGGCAATTCTTATTGGTGCAACTGGGTTAACGGGTAATTTTCTACTTCAAAAATTACTCGAGGATACTTATTATTCACAAATAATTGTATTTGCTAGATCTGAACAGAGGGCGTCACACCCAAAATTAGTTTGGCATAAAATCGATTTATTCCATATAAAGGATTATGCTGATTTGTTTCATGGAGATGTTGTTTTCTGTTGTATCGGTACAACTAGATCTAAGACACGTAACAAAACAACTTATGAAAAGATAGATGTTGGCATACCATTTCATGCTGCACAATTAGCTAAGAATAACAAAATTTCAACCTTCATCGTAATCTCTGCTCTTGGGGCGAAAACGACTAGTCGATTTTTTTATAATAGGTTAAAGGGAAAGATGGAGGAGAAGGTGCTAAGGCAACACTTAGAGCGGACCTATATTTTACGTCCCTCATTAATAAAAGGTAAACGTGAGGAGCGCAGATTAGGTGAGCTTTTGGCACATTGGATTATAGCGCTTATAAAACCATTGATGTTGGGAGATTTGGAAAAATATATACCAGTTAGTTTTGAGAGCATTGTTAAATGCATGATTTATCTAGATAAACATGGTGATAAGGAAACCATAATTAATTCAATCCATATTGTTGAATTAGCTGAACACTATGATCGAAATTGA
- the dinB gene encoding DNA polymerase IV yields MRKIIHVDMDAFYASVEQLDNPDLKGKPLAVGGNEKRGVVSAASYEARKFGVKSAMNGHLAKKLCPNLIFVKPRFTRYREVSSQIRDIFYEYTDLVEPLSLDEAYLDVTINKKGHPSATILAKNIRKEILEKTGLTASAGISINKFVAKIASDINKPNGQKTIAPEEVYEFLEGLDIRKFYGVGKVTAEKMYQLGIFSGWDLKNKSKEYLEDHFGNSGSYYYDIVRGIHDSPVKPDRIRKSLAAERTFDENLSSEIFMLEKLKSISKEVSKRLNKSGIKGKTITLKIKYSDFSLQTRSRTISEYLQEEKEIFQISKELLYQEEMRESVRLLGISISNLNINEADESLEVQEKINVQLEFDF; encoded by the coding sequence ATGAGAAAAATTATTCATGTAGACATGGATGCATTTTATGCATCAGTTGAACAATTGGATAATCCAGACCTTAAAGGGAAACCATTGGCTGTTGGTGGAAATGAAAAACGAGGTGTGGTAAGTGCAGCAAGTTACGAGGCAAGGAAATTTGGTGTAAAAAGTGCCATGAACGGGCATTTGGCAAAAAAGTTATGCCCTAATCTAATCTTTGTAAAACCTAGGTTTACCAGATACCGGGAAGTTTCTTCCCAAATAAGGGATATATTCTATGAATATACCGATTTAGTTGAGCCTCTTTCTCTAGATGAAGCTTACCTAGATGTAACGATTAATAAAAAGGGGCATCCCAGCGCAACCATATTAGCCAAGAATATTCGGAAAGAAATATTAGAAAAAACTGGCTTAACCGCTTCCGCCGGCATCAGCATTAACAAATTCGTCGCCAAAATTGCAAGTGATATAAATAAACCCAATGGCCAAAAGACAATTGCTCCAGAGGAAGTGTATGAATTCTTGGAAGGTTTAGATATTAGGAAATTTTATGGTGTTGGAAAAGTTACAGCAGAAAAAATGTACCAACTTGGTATATTCTCCGGTTGGGATTTAAAAAATAAATCTAAAGAATATTTAGAAGACCATTTTGGCAATTCTGGCAGTTATTACTATGATATTGTCCGTGGCATCCATGATAGCCCTGTAAAACCTGATAGAATACGAAAATCGTTAGCAGCTGAAAGAACATTTGACGAGAATTTATCCTCCGAAATTTTTATGTTGGAAAAGTTAAAGTCTATTTCAAAGGAAGTTTCTAAACGTCTAAATAAATCTGGTATAAAAGGAAAAACAATTACCCTAAAAATTAAGTATAGTGACTTTAGTCTGCAAACAAGGAGCAGAACCATTTCGGAATACTTACAAGAGGAGAAAGAAATATTTCAGATTTCCAAAGAATTGCTTTATCAAGAAGAAATGCGTGAATCTGTTCGTCTTTTAGGCATTTCCATCTCCAATCTTAACATCAATGAAGCAGACGAAAGTTTAGAAGTGCAAGAAAAAATAAATGTACAGTTAGAGTTTGATTTTTAA
- the pyk gene encoding pyruvate kinase: MIRRKKTKIVATLGPATSTKVVLKGMLDEGVDVFRINFSHADYEAVKERISMIRELNEEFGYNAAILADLQGPKLRVGVMKEEVVVNEGDEIVFATGKRFEGTKEKVYMTYEKFPQDAKPGERILLDDGKLIFEVVGSDGKSEVKAKVIQGGPLKSKKGVNLPNTKISQPALTEKDIEDAIFAIKQEVDWIALSFVRNPEDLIELEELVKEHSEHKIPIIAKIEKPEAVENIDKIVAYCDGLMVARGDLGVEIPAEEVPLIQKQLVLKAKRARIPVIIATQMMESMISSLTPTRAEVNDVANSVMDGADAVMLSGETSVGSYPVQVIKQMANIIRSVEDSPLIQVPQSPPHIRTKRYITKSICYHAAHMANEISAKAISTLTNSGYTAFQISAWRPSAHILVFTSNQRILTQLNLLWGVKAFYYDKFVSTDETIEDVNAIACNKGYLEVGDMLISLAAMPIQEKGMVNTLRVTEITNCNI; encoded by the coding sequence ATGATTAGAAGAAAAAAGACCAAAATAGTTGCCACATTGGGACCGGCGACAAGCACTAAAGTGGTTTTAAAAGGGATGCTAGATGAAGGAGTAGATGTCTTCAGAATTAATTTTTCACATGCGGATTATGAAGCTGTGAAGGAACGTATCTCTATGATTAGGGAATTAAATGAGGAATTTGGTTATAATGCCGCGATATTAGCCGACCTCCAAGGGCCAAAATTGCGTGTAGGTGTAATGAAGGAAGAAGTTGTGGTAAATGAAGGAGATGAGATTGTCTTTGCCACCGGTAAACGTTTTGAAGGAACAAAGGAAAAAGTCTATATGACTTATGAAAAATTTCCTCAGGATGCCAAACCAGGTGAACGCATTTTATTAGACGATGGAAAACTCATTTTTGAGGTTGTTGGTTCGGATGGCAAAAGTGAGGTGAAAGCAAAGGTTATTCAAGGTGGACCATTAAAATCTAAGAAGGGTGTAAACCTTCCCAACACTAAAATTTCTCAACCAGCCCTTACTGAAAAAGATATTGAGGATGCCATTTTCGCCATAAAGCAAGAAGTTGATTGGATAGCTCTGTCGTTTGTTAGAAATCCTGAGGATTTAATAGAATTAGAGGAACTGGTTAAAGAACATAGCGAACATAAGATTCCAATAATTGCTAAGATTGAGAAGCCAGAGGCGGTTGAAAATATTGATAAAATTGTTGCTTACTGCGATGGGCTAATGGTTGCTCGTGGAGACCTCGGAGTTGAAATCCCCGCTGAGGAGGTGCCATTAATTCAGAAGCAATTGGTTTTAAAGGCCAAACGTGCTAGAATTCCTGTTATCATTGCAACCCAAATGATGGAGAGCATGATTTCAAGCCTTACACCAACCAGAGCTGAGGTTAATGATGTAGCCAACTCCGTAATGGATGGGGCAGATGCAGTTATGCTATCAGGGGAAACCTCAGTAGGTAGTTACCCAGTACAGGTTATCAAACAAATGGCGAATATAATTCGCTCGGTTGAAGATTCTCCGTTAATTCAGGTTCCTCAGTCTCCGCCACATATTCGTACCAAGCGATATATTACCAAATCTATTTGCTATCATGCTGCACATATGGCAAACGAAATAAGCGCCAAAGCTATTTCAACTTTAACCAATAGTGGTTATACAGCGTTTCAAATTAGTGCTTGGAGGCCTTCTGCACACATTTTAGTATTCACTTCTAACCAACGCATATTAACCCAATTGAATCTTTTATGGGGTGTTAAGGCGTTTTATTACGATAAGTTTGTTAGTACCGATGAAACTATAGAAGATGTTAATGCAATTGCCTGCAATAAGGGTTATTTAGAAGTTGGAGATATGCTCATTAGCTTGGCGGCGATGCCGATTCAAGAAAAAGGAATGGTTAATACGTTAAGGGTTACGGAGATTACCAATTGTAATATCTAA
- a CDS encoding IPExxxVDY family protein, with translation MALHKIDFDEFLDDSFGLIAIHCSLEDYRLAYLINMELDLRLKRQDLDLDYKYNAASYSIYEWVCNKEYTTWNLISNVCKREGDMLYSTGSLFENPQQTTKTFHLIPDMPKVDYFLKITSDLYHKRERLYISQLQNIPQIIACYQVDIEKIKNIDHLIF, from the coding sequence ATGGCTTTACATAAAATTGATTTCGATGAGTTTTTGGATGATTCGTTTGGGTTAATTGCTATTCATTGCAGTTTAGAGGATTATCGGTTGGCATACTTAATAAACATGGAGTTGGATTTAAGGTTGAAACGACAAGATTTAGATCTAGATTATAAATATAATGCTGCTTCATATAGTATTTATGAGTGGGTTTGCAACAAAGAATATACCACTTGGAATCTTATTAGTAATGTATGCAAAAGGGAAGGAGATATGCTTTACAGTACAGGATCTCTTTTCGAGAATCCCCAACAGACTACCAAAACGTTCCATTTGATTCCAGATATGCCCAAAGTGGATTATTTTCTTAAAATCACCAGTGACCTTTATCATAAGCGCGAACGTTTGTATATTAGCCAACTTCAAAATATACCTCAAATAATTGCCTGTTATCAGGTAGATATTGAAAAAATAAAAAATATAGATCATTTAATTTTCTAA
- the rnc gene encoding ribonuclease III — protein MKFIQNILNSRSQNDGNFFLQLEKILGYKPRSKKLYIKAFTHRSMNLKDEEGNSINYERLEFVGDAMLGAVIAAYLYNEVPHGDEGYLTKMRSKVVSREHLNELGKELHLIDLVESKIPKSNFGNNIHGNLFEALVGAIYLDKGYKQCEKFIFKRIINKHVDIDRLEGKVISYKSLLIEWCQKEKKTFDYHVYEDTGNDELKHFSVKLSIDGKLISKARATSKKKAEEKASKRAFFALQNKMSR, from the coding sequence ATGAAATTCATTCAAAACATATTAAATTCCCGTTCCCAAAATGACGGGAATTTTTTTTTGCAGCTGGAAAAGATTTTAGGGTATAAACCGAGGTCTAAAAAGTTGTATATCAAAGCATTTACCCATAGATCCATGAATTTGAAAGATGAGGAGGGTAATAGCATAAATTATGAAAGATTAGAATTTGTAGGGGATGCTATGTTGGGTGCGGTCATTGCCGCATATTTGTATAATGAGGTCCCGCATGGTGATGAAGGCTATCTAACAAAAATGCGTTCTAAGGTTGTTAGCCGCGAACATTTAAATGAATTGGGGAAAGAACTTCATCTAATTGATTTGGTTGAAAGTAAGATCCCTAAATCTAATTTTGGAAATAATATTCATGGTAATTTGTTTGAGGCTCTTGTAGGCGCTATCTATTTAGATAAAGGCTATAAACAATGCGAAAAGTTCATTTTTAAGCGAATAATCAACAAACATGTTGATATAGATAGGCTTGAAGGGAAAGTTATTAGTTATAAAAGTTTACTTATAGAATGGTGCCAAAAGGAAAAGAAAACTTTTGATTACCATGTTTATGAAGACACTGGGAATGATGAGTTAAAACATTTTTCTGTTAAACTTTCCATTGATGGAAAATTGATTTCCAAGGCTAGGGCTACTTCAAAGAAAAAAGCGGAAGAAAAAGCTTCTAAAAGGGCGTTTTTCGCATTGCAAAATAAAATGTCACGTTGA
- the fabF gene encoding beta-ketoacyl-ACP synthase II, whose protein sequence is MELRRVVVTGLGALTPIGNSIDAYWEGLINGKSGAAPITYFDSEKFKTQFACELKNFDPLQFFDRKEARKMDRFTQYALVASDEAIADAELDLESVDKYRVGVIWGAGIGGLETFQDEVLNFGSGDGTPRFNPFFIPKMIADIAPGNISIKHGFMGPNYTTVSACASSANAMIDALNYIRLGYCDVVVTGGSEAAVTKAGMGGFNAMHALSTRNDSPQTASRPFDATRDGFVLGEGAGAIILEEYEHAKKRGAKIYAEFVGGGLSSDAYHMTAPHPDGIGVIAVMKNCLENAGMSPEEVDHINTHGTSTPLGDVAELKAIKEVFGAHAKDININSTKSMTGHLLGAAGAIEAIAAILAMKYGTVPPTINHEVVDDSIDPNLNLTLNKAQKRDINVAMSNTFGFGGHNACVLFKKLD, encoded by the coding sequence ATGGAGTTAAGGCGAGTAGTAGTTACCGGTTTAGGAGCATTAACACCGATTGGAAATTCCATTGATGCCTATTGGGAAGGTCTTATCAATGGTAAAAGTGGTGCCGCTCCAATAACCTATTTTGATTCTGAAAAGTTCAAAACACAATTTGCCTGTGAACTGAAAAACTTCGATCCCCTTCAATTTTTTGATCGTAAGGAAGCGCGTAAAATGGACCGTTTTACGCAATATGCGTTGGTTGCTTCTGATGAAGCCATCGCAGATGCGGAATTAGATCTAGAATCGGTTGATAAATACCGTGTGGGTGTAATTTGGGGTGCAGGTATCGGGGGTTTAGAAACTTTTCAGGACGAAGTACTAAACTTCGGTTCTGGAGATGGTACTCCTAGATTCAATCCTTTCTTTATACCAAAGATGATTGCTGATATTGCCCCTGGTAATATCTCTATCAAGCATGGTTTTATGGGGCCGAATTACACAACTGTTTCTGCCTGTGCATCTTCAGCAAATGCTATGATAGATGCATTAAATTATATCCGTTTAGGATATTGCGATGTGGTAGTTACTGGAGGTAGTGAGGCTGCTGTAACAAAAGCAGGAATGGGTGGTTTCAATGCTATGCATGCTTTATCCACTAGAAATGATTCCCCTCAAACGGCTTCAAGACCTTTTGATGCCACTAGGGATGGTTTTGTTTTGGGTGAAGGTGCAGGAGCTATCATTCTTGAAGAATATGAGCATGCAAAGAAAAGAGGCGCAAAAATCTATGCAGAATTTGTAGGTGGAGGCCTTTCTTCTGATGCGTACCATATGACAGCACCGCACCCTGATGGAATCGGGGTTATCGCGGTAATGAAAAATTGTTTGGAGAACGCTGGTATGTCACCCGAAGAAGTAGATCATATCAATACTCATGGAACATCAACCCCACTTGGGGATGTTGCTGAATTGAAGGCTATAAAAGAAGTTTTTGGAGCACATGCTAAGGACATCAATATCAACTCAACGAAATCTATGACGGGACATTTACTGGGTGCAGCTGGTGCTATTGAAGCAATAGCCGCAATTCTCGCCATGAAATATGGTACAGTTCCGCCGACGATAAATCATGAGGTTGTGGATGATTCTATTGATCCAAATTTAAATTTAACTTTAAACAAAGCACAAAAACGAGACATTAATGTCGCCATGAGTAATACCTTTGGGTTTGGTGGCCATAATGCTTGTGTACTATTTAAAAAACTCGATTAA
- a CDS encoding acyl carrier protein: MSDIASRVKAIIVDKLGVDENEVVPEASFTNDLGADSLDTVELIMEFEKEFDIQIPDDQAENIATVGQAISYIEEAK, from the coding sequence ATGTCAGACATTGCATCAAGAGTAAAAGCGATTATCGTTGACAAATTAGGTGTCGATGAAAATGAGGTGGTTCCAGAAGCAAGCTTCACTAACGATTTAGGAGCCGATTCTCTCGACACTGTTGAATTAATCATGGAATTCGAAAAAGAATTCGACATTCAAATACCTGACGATCAAGCTGAAAACATTGCGACAGTTGGTCAGGCCATTTCCTATATAGAAGAAGCAAAATAA
- the purN gene encoding phosphoribosylglycinamide formyltransferase, giving the protein MKRIVIFASGSGSNAENIITYFQNKGNAEVVQVLTNNPQATVLDRCKRLKVSAFSFNRTAFYTKDHVLSHTQQLNPDLIVLAGFLWKIPENFVHAFPNKIINIHPALLPKYGGKGMYGQHVHEAVVNNKETETGITIHFVNERYDEGNIIFQVSCEVNPYDSAEDVASKIHELEMIHFPNVIESILTSNG; this is encoded by the coding sequence ATGAAACGAATAGTAATATTTGCCTCAGGTTCAGGATCTAATGCAGAGAATATCATAACCTATTTTCAAAACAAAGGCAATGCAGAGGTAGTTCAAGTTCTCACAAACAATCCTCAAGCAACAGTTTTAGATAGATGTAAACGATTAAAGGTAAGTGCCTTTTCATTTAATAGGACCGCATTCTATACGAAAGATCATGTGCTTAGCCACACTCAACAACTAAATCCAGATCTTATAGTATTAGCGGGGTTTTTGTGGAAAATCCCTGAAAATTTCGTTCATGCTTTTCCTAATAAAATAATTAATATTCATCCCGCGCTATTGCCAAAATATGGGGGAAAAGGAATGTATGGCCAACATGTGCATGAGGCAGTTGTAAATAATAAGGAGACTGAAACCGGTATAACCATCCATTTTGTGAATGAGCGTTACGATGAGGGAAACATCATTTTTCAAGTTTCCTGTGAAGTCAATCCTTATGATTCAGCTGAGGATGTTGCATCCAAAATACACGAATTAGAAATGAT